The Cucurbita pepo subsp. pepo cultivar mu-cu-16 chromosome LG08, ASM280686v2, whole genome shotgun sequence genome contains a region encoding:
- the LOC111799995 gene encoding endo-1,3;1,4-beta-D-glucanase isoform X3, which produces MSGPQCCSNPPSLNPSSGAGHVEQLGGLSTYVSGAPDSKNAVIFITDVYGYEAPLLRKLADKVAAAGFFVVAPDFFKGDPYVANDPNRPIKEWLQEHGPEKSFDDGKAVVEALKSKGISAIGAVGICWGAKVVVALAKVELIQAAVLLHPSLVTVDDIKEVKAHVSVLGAEIDHMSPPELLKQFEEALAAKPEVVRVVLGFLHSISCS; this is translated from the exons ATGTCAGGCCCTCAGTGCTGCTCGAACCCACCGTCTCTAAACCCCTCCAGTGGCGCCGGCCATGTCGAACAACTCGGCGGCCTCAGCACCTATGTCAGTGGCGCCCCCGACTCCAAAAACGCCGTCATTTTCATCACCGATGTCTATG GATATGAAGCTCCACTTTTAAG GAAGCTAGCAGATAAGGTTGCAGCTGCTGGGTTCTTTGTGGTTGCTCCTGATTTCTTCAAGGGAGATCCATATGTTGCAAATGATCCTAATAGGCCAATTAAAGAGTGGCTACAAGAACATGGACCT GAGAAGTCTTTCGATGATGGGAAGGCAGTCGTCGAAGCTCTGAAAAGCAAAGGTATTTCGGCGATCGGAGCGGTCGGCATTTGTTGGGGTG CCAAGGTTGTGGTTGCACTTGCGAAGGTCGAGTTGATTCAAGCTGCTGTGTTGCTTCATCCGTCTTTGGTTACTGTCGATGACATCAAAG AGGTAAAAGCTCACGTTTCAGTGCTAGGGGCGGAGATCGATCATATGTCTCCTCCAGAACTCTTGAAACAGTTTGAAGAGGCCTTGGCTGCAAAGCCTGAGGTAGTGAGAGTTGTTTTAGGTTTTCTTCATTCTATTTCATGTAGTTGA
- the LOC111799995 gene encoding endo-1,3;1,4-beta-D-glucanase isoform X2, translated as MILLWLAVFAFSFGIIREYLWCSKLLILPCFAGYEAPLLRKLADKVAAAGFFVVAPDFFKGDPYVANDPNRPIKEWLQEHGPEKSFDDGKAVVEALKSKGISAIGAVGICWGAKVVVALAKVELIQAAVLLHPSLVTVDDIKEVKAHVSVLGAEIDHMSPPELLKQFEEALAAKPEVDGFVKIFPKVSHGWTVRYNVEDEEAVKCADEAHGDLLAWFTKYLK; from the exons ATGATTCTTCTGTGGCTTGCTGTTTTCGCTTTTAGTTTTGGTATAATTAG GGAATATCTATGGTGCTCTAAGCTTTTGATTCTGCCTTGCTTTGCAGGATATGAAGCTCCACTCTTAAG GAAGCTAGCAGATAAGGTTGCAGCTGCTGGGTTCTTTGTGGTTGCTCCTGATTTCTTCAAGGGAGATCCATATGTTGCAAATGATCCTAATAGGCCAATTAAAGAGTGGCTACAAGAACATGGACCT GAGAAGTCTTTCGATGATGGGAAGGCAGTCGTCGAAGCTCTGAAAAGCAAAGGTATTTCGGCGATCGGAGCGGTCGGCATTTGTTGGGGTG CCAAGGTTGTGGTTGCACTTGCGAAGGTCGAGTTGATTCAAGCTGCTGTGTTGCTTCATCCGTCTTTGGTTACTGTCGATGACATCAAAG AGGTAAAAGCTCACGTTTCAGTGCTAGGGGCGGAGATCGATCATATGTCTCCTCCAGAACTCTTGAAACAGTTTGAAGAGGCCTTGGCTGCAAAGCCTGAG GTTGAtgggttcgtgaagatctttccgAAAGTCTCTCATGGGTGGACTGTGAGGTACAatgttgaagatgaagaggcGGTCAAATGTGCAGATGAGGCTCATGGAGACTTGTTGGCTTGGTTTACTAAGTACCTTAAGTAA
- the LOC111799995 gene encoding endo-1,3;1,4-beta-D-glucanase isoform X1, producing the protein MSGPQCCSNPPSLNPSSGAGHVEQLGGLSTYVSGAPDSKNAVIFITDVYGYEAPLLRKLADKVAAAGFFVVAPDFFKGDPYVANDPNRPIKEWLQEHGPEKSFDDGKAVVEALKSKGISAIGAVGICWGAKVVVALAKVELIQAAVLLHPSLVTVDDIKEVKAHVSVLGAEIDHMSPPELLKQFEEALAAKPEVDGFVKIFPKVSHGWTVRYNVEDEEAVKCADEAHGDLLAWFTKYLK; encoded by the exons ATGTCAGGCCCTCAGTGCTGCTCGAACCCACCGTCTCTAAACCCCTCCAGTGGCGCCGGCCATGTCGAACAACTCGGCGGCCTCAGCACCTATGTCAGTGGCGCCCCCGACTCCAAAAACGCCGTCATTTTCATCACCGATGTCTATG GATATGAAGCTCCACTCTTAAG GAAGCTAGCAGATAAGGTTGCAGCTGCTGGGTTCTTTGTGGTTGCTCCTGATTTCTTCAAGGGAGATCCATATGTTGCAAATGATCCTAATAGGCCAATTAAAGAGTGGCTACAAGAACATGGACCT GAGAAGTCTTTCGATGATGGGAAGGCAGTCGTCGAAGCTCTGAAAAGCAAAGGTATTTCGGCGATCGGAGCGGTCGGCATTTGTTGGGGTG CCAAGGTTGTGGTTGCACTTGCGAAGGTCGAGTTGATTCAAGCTGCTGTGTTGCTTCATCCGTCTTTGGTTACTGTCGATGACATCAAAG AGGTAAAAGCTCACGTTTCAGTGCTAGGGGCGGAGATCGATCATATGTCTCCTCCAGAACTCTTGAAACAGTTTGAAGAGGCCTTGGCTGCAAAGCCTGAG GTTGAtgggttcgtgaagatctttccgAAAGTCTCTCATGGGTGGACTGTGAGGTACAatgttgaagatgaagaggcGGTCAAATGTGCAGATGAGGCTCATGGAGACTTGTTGGCTTGGTTTACTAAGTACCTTAAGTAA
- the LOC111800656 gene encoding adenylate isopentenyltransferase 5, chloroplastic-like encodes MNKALSLSSAAAAGKRVAPLVGNFQGSFNMEQFFRRKDKVVFVMGATGTGKSRLAIDLATRFPAEIVNADKIQVYEGLDVVTNKVTDEERRGITHHLLGSIDPYTNFSSHDFTHHASDAIESILARDRLPIIAGGSNSYIEALVDDYSEFRFRYDFCFLWVDVSLPILHNFVSDRVDQMVDGGFVGEVREIFDPKGDYSYGIKRAIGVPELHDYLKAERDGADERTLSILLELAISKIKDNTCLLALRQWQKIRRLQNKRNWNLQRLDATGAFFTEGGNSHPVWEKNVIEPSSMIVDKFLHDDTRHITTTIFSPEPVHRAAAVSR; translated from the coding sequence ATGAACAAGGCATTGTCATtatcctccgccgccgccgccggcaAGCGAGTTGCGCCGCTCGTCGGCAATTTCCAGGGGAGTTTCAACATGGAGCAATTCTTCCGCCGGAAAGACAAGGTGGTTTTCGTCATGGGTGCGACCGGAACGGGTAAATCCCGATTGGCTATCGACTTAGCCACTCGTTTTCCGGCGGAAATTGTCAACGCCGACAAGATTCAAGTCTACGAAGGGCTTGACGTTGTCACTAACAAAGTCACCGACGAAGAACGCCGTGGAATTACTCACCATTTGTTGGGATCGATCGATCCGTATACAAATTTCTCCTCCCATGATTTTACCCATCATGCTTCTGATGCAATTGAATCGATTTTGGCACGTGATCGTCTTCCGATCATTGCTGGTGGCTCGAATTCGTACATTGAAGCTTTGGTTGATGATTATTCCGAGTTTCGATTTCGATATGATTTCTGTTTTTTGTGGGTCGATGTGTCGTTGCCGATTCTTCATAATTTCGTCTCTGATCGTGTTGATCAGATGGTCGATGGCGGATTTGTCGGAGAAGTGAGGGAGATTTTTGATCCGAAAGGAGATTATTCTTATGGGATTAAACGAGCCATCGGAGTACCGGAATTACACGACTATTTGAAAGCAGAACGTGACGGCGCCGACGAGAGGACTTTGTCGATTCTTCTTGAATTGGCAATCTCGAAGATCAAGGACAACACTTGTCTATTGGCTCTTCGACAATGGCAGAAGATTCGTCGCCTTCAAAATAAACGAAATTGGAATCTCCAACGCCTCGACGCCACCGGTGCATTTTTTACCGAAGGTGGAAACTCCCACCCCGTATGGGAGAAAAACGTCATCGAACCTAGCTCGATGATCGTAGATAAATTCCTCCACGATGATACCCGCCATATCACCACCACCATCTTCTCACCGGAGCCGGTCCACCGCGCCGCCGCCGTAAGTCGTtaa
- the LOC111801064 gene encoding UPF0613 protein PB24D3.06c-like, whose protein sequence is MNLSLSSSSSSSLPSASASSSSSSPSSSSTTSWFSGIVRGRPDRSSSVKMSGSSASGFVAGDPPGPVVRKNHFRGLLFKYGPKPIQVAFKTGDYKQQVIFIGGLTDGFMATEYLEPLAIALDKEKWSLVQILLSSSYSGYGTSSLQQDAKELDQLVSYLINKEDSEGVVLLGHSTGCQDIVYYMRTNAACSRAVRGAILQAPVSDREYRATLPETAAMIDLASTMINEGRGLDLMPREADPSPITATRYYSLCSYMGDDDMFSSDLSDDQLRMRLGHMANTPCQVIFSMGDEYVPEYVDKEALVDRLCKAMGGAEKVEIQHGNHSLSNRVNEAVDAIIDFVKREGPKGWDDPWH, encoded by the exons ATGAATCTCTCACtttcatcttcctcttcttcttcacttccTTCCGCTtctgcatcttcttcttcttcctcccccTCTTCGTCTTCCACTACTTCATGGTTCTCCGGCATAGTTCGCGGCCGTCCCGATAGGTCTTCGAGCGTGAAAATGTCTGGCAGCTCTGCCTCTGGCTTTGTTGCTGGGGATCCCCCTGGTCCTGTTGTGAGGAAGAATCATTTTCGTGGGTTGCTCTTCAAGTACGGTCCCAAGCCAATTCAG GTTGCATTTAAGACGGGGGATTACAAGCAGCAAGTCATATTCATTGGTGGATTGACTGATGGCTTTATGGCAACAGA ATACTTGGAACCTCTTGCAATTGCTTTggataaagaaaaatggtcACTTGTTCAGATTCTtctatcatcatcatacaGTGGATATGGTACCTCCAGCTTGCAACAA GATGCCAAGGAGCTTGATCAGCTAGTAAGCTATCTGATCAATAAAGAAGACTCCGAGGGTGTCGTGTTACTTGGACATAGTACTGGCTGTCAG GACATAGTCTATTATATGCGTACAAATGCAGCTTGCTCTCGAGCAGTTCGTGGTGCCATTTTGCAG GCTCCGGTTAGTGATCGAGAGTATAGAGCAACTCTTCCTGAAACAGCAGCCATGATCGACTTGGCTTCGACTATGATAAACGAAGGCAGAGGATTAGATCTTATGCCAAGGGAGGCAGACCCGTCTCCGATAACCGCCACTCG GTATTATTCGCTTTGCTCATACATGGGGGATGATGACATGTTCAGCTCCGACCTTAGCGATGACCAGTTGAGAATGAGACTGGGGCACATGGCTAACACACCGTGTCAG GTTATCTTTTCCATGGGCGACGAATACGTGCCGGAATACGTGGATAAGGAGGCATTGGTTGATAG ATTGTGCAAAGCAATGGGAGGTGCAGAGAAAGTTGAGATTCAACATGGGAATCATTCTCTGTCAAACAGAGTTAATGAAGCAGTTGATGCCATAATTGACTTTGTGAAAAGGGAGGGTCCTAAGGGGTGGGATGATCCATGGCATTAG